One genomic window of Struthio camelus isolate bStrCam1 chromosome 1, bStrCam1.hap1, whole genome shotgun sequence includes the following:
- the CYSLTR2 gene encoding cysteinyl leukotriene receptor 2: MNISKMVLNDSFTNSSSNCTIDGFKQAVYPATYLIIFSLGVVGNSFSIYVFFQPSQRKTSVNIYMQNLAISDLMFVSTLPFRATYFLLGSRWIFGEILCRIMTYSLYVNMYCSIYFLTVLSVVRFIAIVYPFKHWKVTNARYGRITCTVIWVFVLTASSPLLSKEIAGYSHSAKCLDLHPDSTLRLFLMNNVVLVVGFILPFCTIIICYVFAIRVLLKTGTPHQKKTVCHKKALSTIIITLILFLLCFLPYHILRTVHLRHSECHQDNLPLHKAVVITLCLAAMNSCLDPVLYYFAAENFKARIRSLYRRRKNLRTALHLQS; this comes from the coding sequence ATGAATATTTCCAAGATGGTGTTAAATGACAGCTTCACTAACAGCTCATCCAACTGCACGATTGATGGCTTCAAGCAAGCTGTTTATCCTGCCACGTATCTCATTATCTTTTCCCTGGGAGTTGTTGGAAACAGCTTCTCCATATATGTCTTCTTCCAGCCTTCCCAGAGAAAGACTTCAGTAAACATCTACATGCAGAACTTGGCCATTTCAGATCTCATGTTTGTGAGTACTTTGCCCTTTCGGGCCACCTATTTTCTGTTAGGATCGCGCTGGATATTTGGTGAAATCCTTTGCAGGATCATGACTTACAGCTTGTACGTTAACATGTActgcagcatttattttctcACCGTGCTGAGCGTGGTTCGTTTTATAGCCATCGTCTACCCGTTCAAGCACTGGAAAGTAACTAACGCTAGGTATGGCAGGATAACATGCACAGTGATATGGGTCTTTGTGCTGACAGCCTCCAGCCCGCTGTTAAGCAAAGAAATTGCTGGGTACAGCCACTCAGCCAAGTGCTTGGACCTCCACCCAGACAGCACACTCAGGCTCTTCCTGATGAACAATGTCGTCCTTGTGGTGGGCTTCATCCTGCCGTTCTGCACAATTATCATCTGCTACGTCTTTGCCATCAGAGTGCTGCTCAAGACCGGGACTCCTCATCAAAAAAAGACGGTCTGTCACAAGAAGGCACTGTCGACCATCATCATCACTCTGATCCTGTTCCTCCTGTGCTTCCTACCATATCACATACTGCGAACTGTGCACCTGAGGCACAGTGAGTGCCACCAGGACAACCTGCCTTTGCACAAAGCGGTGGTGATCACTCTCTGCCTCGCCGCCATGAACAGTTGTCTCGATCCTGTGCTCTATTACTTTGCTGCTGAAAATTTCAAAGCACGAATCAGAAGTTTATACCGCAG